A segment of the Pseudomonas serboccidentalis genome:
TTTCGTACCACTTGTCCTGCCAGTGGCCATCGACGAGTAAACCCATGATCAAGACTCCTGAATCCAATAAGCATTGGAGCCGAGTCTATTCCGATGAGTTCGAACAAAAAGCGCAAAGATCGGGCGTCTATGATCGGTTAAATCGATTTGTCCCGCGCCGCCCAGTACTGCTCGGCGGTTGCGAACGCTTGCTCGCGACTTTGACCGAGGCCGCGCAGGGCCAACGCCATGGTCGAGATCAGGGCCATTTGCGGGTAGCTGTCGACCACATCGCCGCGCCACACCGCTTTGAGATGTTCAACGTCCAGTGTGGCCGGTTTGACGTGGCGCTGGCTCGACAGTTGCGGCCATTCCTCGTCCCAGCTCTGGCCGCCAGTGGTGCCGTACAGGTGGCTGTCGGCATCCGGGTTGATCTCGATTTCGCCGCCGTCGCCCTTGACCACGATCGCCGTGTCGCCGAGCAGGCCGCTGGCGTCGCGGTGCACCGCTTGGTAACCCGGGTGGAAGATACTTTGCAGGCCACACCGGGCGCCCAGCGGATTGAGAATCCGCGCGAGTGAATGGATCGGCGAGCGCAGGCCCATGGTGTTGCGCAGGTCGATCATCTTCTGCAATTGCGGCGCCCAGTCCATCAGCGGCATGAACGCCAGGCCACCGTTGTCCAGCGCGCTGCCGACCTGCTGCCAGGTGCGGCACAGCGGGATGTGCAGCTCGCCGAGCAGTTGTTCGGTGTACAAGCGTCCGGCGGTGTGTGCGCCGCCGCCGTGCATGAAAATCCGTACGCCGTTTTGCGCCAGGCACTTGGCTGCCAGCAGGTACCACGGCAAATGGCGTTTCTTGCCGGCATAGGTCGGCCAGTCCAGATCGACGGTCAATGCCGGCGCCTGCAAGCGCTCGCGCAAGGCTTCGGTGAAACCGGCCATTTCCTCGGCGCTTTCTTCCTTGTGCCGCAGCAGCATCAGGAACGCGCCGAGCTGGGTGTCTTCGACTTTGTCGTCGAGCACCATGCCCATCGCCTCCCGGGCTTCCTCACGGGTCAGGTCGCGGGCGCCGCGCTTGCCCTTGCCAAGGATCCGCACGAATTGAGCGAACGGGTGTTCGGCGGGCGTTTCGAGGGTCAGCGCTGGAAAGTCGGTCATAAGCAATTCGTCGGTTTGGGCAGGCCCGCCAGTTTCGCGGCGAGTTTGGCAGGGGTGCCTTTGAACAGTCGGTTCAGGTGCAGGCTGTTGCCTTTGTCCGGGCCGAGTTTCAGTGCGGTGTATTTGATCAACGGACGGGTGGCCGGCGACAGCTGGAATTCAGCGTAGAAGCTGCGCAGCAGTTCGAGGACTTCCCAGTGTTCGGCGCTCAACTCGATGTCTTCAGCGGCGGCGAGGGCGCCGGCGACGTCGTGGGACCAGTCGTCGAGGTCGACCAGAAAGCCGTCCTTGTCCAGGGCGATGGCGCGGGCGCCGACGGTCAGGGAATTCATAGCCAGCTGTTGACCTTGTCGTGGTGGATCGACAATTCGACGAAGGCCGGGTAATCGATGGCTTCGGCCCAGTCCGGCAACTGCACGGCGCGTGCCTGTGCATCTTCGGCCAATACGAACAGTTTCAACTGACGGCTGTGCAGCGCGATGAACGGCGGGGTGCCGGGTTGCAGGGCATAGACGGCGTCGCCGGATAACAGCAAGGCGTCGGCAGCGCCGATCACGCGCAGGCAACTGGTCAGGCGCTCGTCGCCGAACGGGGAATGAGACAACACATGCAAAGTCGACATCAGAGGGTGATCACCTGGTCGTAACGGTCAATAAGGGCAGTGATTTGTTCGGCGCCGAGCGGCTGCGCTTCCTCCAGCGACCGATTGCTCAGGCCGCGTACGCTGGCGCTGTCGGCGCAGTAGAACAGCTCTTCAACGCCGAACATCGGCAGTGCCTGCAGATTGGCGCTCAGGTCTTTCTGTTGCAGGGCCTTGGCGTTTTGCCCAGCGGCCAGTTGCAGCACGCCGTCATCGAGAAACAGCAGGCCGATCGGCAGATCGAAGGCGCCGCCGGCCAGCACGATGTCCAGCGCTTCGCGCGCGCCCGGGCCGGACCACGGCGATTGACGGCTGATGATCAACAGGGATTTGGCCATGTCACGCGCCTCCGAAACAGATCAGTCGATCGGCGTCCTGCACGGCATCGTGCAATTGGCCGAGGCCGGACAACTCCCACGGCGCGCTGACCGAGACCGCATCACGCTGGTAGCGCTTGGCTTCTTCGCCGTTCAATGCGCCACGGCGCAACGCAGCGGCGATGCACACCACGCCGTCCAGTTGCTGCTCGGTGATGAACGTGCGCCATTGTTTGGGCAGATCCAGTTCGTCCTGCGGGGTGACGACCGCGTCGGAGGCGTTGTAGACGCCGTCCTGATAGAAAAACAGCCGGACAATCTCATGCCCACCGGCCAGCGCCGCCTGGGCAAACAGCAGGGCACGGCGCGAGGAGGGCGCATGGGCGGCGGAAAACAGCGCAATGGCGAACTTCATGACGAACTCGATCAGCAAAACTGCGGTCATGATAAAGCTTTATCGGTGTAGCGGCGAAACCCAAGTTGCCTGAGTGCATGCCCCTGTAGGCGCTGTCGAGTGAAACGAGGCTGCGATCTTTTGATTCTGATCTTTGAAATCAACATCAAAAGATCGCAGCGTGCCGCAGCTCCTACAGTATGAAAGGCGTTTTCAGCGGGGCATATAGCCCAGTTGCCAACGGCGCGGAATGGTCAGGGAGAGCACGCCCAGCGCCGCGGCCAGCAGACCGCTGACGAACAATGCCCGCAGTCCCAGGTGATGTTCCAGCACCGCGCCCAGAATCGCGCCGATGAACATGCCGGTCCACGGCACCAGTTGCACTCGCCAGCCGTTACGGCGTTCGCCGAGCATCCAGCGGCCCAGTCCACGGCCGAACCGCGACAGCGCCCCGGTCACGTAGGTCAGGCCCACGGGCAGACCGTTCACTTCCTCGACTGCCGCGTTGAGCATGCCCATGGCGATGATCGCCGCCAGCAGCGCCGGCAGTTGCGTGTCAGACGGCCAGGCGGCCGCCGCGCAGAGCAGGGTGGCGATGCACAGCAACAAGGGCAGCGTGCGCCGCCCGCTGATGCGCCCGATCACAATCCCCAGGGCATTGCCGAGCACAAACGTGACGACCAGGATCACCAGGCGCAACGTCAGTCCCAGATCGCCGACACTGATCGCCACCGCCAGCCGCGTGGTGTTGCCGCTCATGAACGAGACGAAGTCGCCGCTGGCCATGAAGCCGATGGCGTCGGTCATGCCCGCCAGTACCGACAGGGCGGCCACCAGCGCCAGACCGATGCGGCCGCGCCATTTCTGCCGATGCAAATGACCGGAGGTGGCGCGGTGAGTCGAAGTGGAAGGCAACATCGGCGACGATATCCTTGAGCAGTGGTTATGATTCCAGCCCGTACAGGTCACAGTAATCCGGCCAGCTCATGTGCGCCATTTCTGCGACCTCGCGATGCACCTCCATTTGCTGCTCCAGATAATCCTCAGGCGTTGCAGCCGTCAACAGTAAAGTCAGTTCCCAGGCGAACAGTCCCTGATCTTCAGCCTCGGCTTCGAACGCCTCGTGCAGGCGTTCTTCACGATACTGCGCCGCGGTTTCGCCCTTGACCTGAGCCAGCAGCGGGTTGAGGTGATCAAGGGTGTCGCGCAGTTCGGGACGCGCGTCGAGGAACAGTTTCAGGGCTTGTTCATGTCGCTGGTCGGTGGGCGCCATGTGCGATCCTTTGTGAGGCTGGTGACCTTAGGGTGCCGCAGCAGCCCGTGCGTGTCGCGCTATAAATGCAGTAAAGCAGAACGTTTTTGCCTGTTGCGGTGATACAGTCCGCTTTTTTCTGAATGAGCGAATGCAATGCGAATTCTGATGGTAGCGCTGGCTGCGACGGTGCTGGCCGGTTGCGCGGGTTCGGTGATGGACGATTCTCGCACCAGAGCCCCGTACAAAGTCCTGACCTCGGACAAACCCGAGAAGGTTGTGGCCCAGTGCGTGCAGTTCGGCTGGCAGGACGAAGCGGTGTTTGGCGTGGATGCCGGGGCGTATCTGCAACCGGGCAAGAAGGGCGGGTCGACGGTGTACACGCGTTCGGCGGAATCGTTTGTCGACGTGACTAGTGATGCTTCGGGCACCGTGCTCAATTATTACGCGCAGAAGGATGATTTTGTAGCCAAGCGGCGGTTGGCGGCGTTGGCAACCTGCCTTTGATCATGTATTGAGACGACTGCCGTCATCGCGAGCAGGCTCACTCCGGTACTGGACTTGTGTTTGCCACCATTCCTGTAGGAGTGAGCCTGCTCGCGATGGGGCCCGTGAATTCAGCCGTTCAAACGCTTCTGGAAATAATG
Coding sequences within it:
- a CDS encoding glycosyl transferase family protein; translation: MTDFPALTLETPAEHPFAQFVRILGKGKRGARDLTREEAREAMGMVLDDKVEDTQLGAFLMLLRHKEESAEEMAGFTEALRERLQAPALTVDLDWPTYAGKKRHLPWYLLAAKCLAQNGVRIFMHGGGAHTAGRLYTEQLLGELHIPLCRTWQQVGSALDNGGLAFMPLMDWAPQLQKMIDLRNTMGLRSPIHSLARILNPLGARCGLQSIFHPGYQAVHRDASGLLGDTAIVVKGDGGEIEINPDADSHLYGTTGGQSWDEEWPQLSSQRHVKPATLDVEHLKAVWRGDVVDSYPQMALISTMALALRGLGQSREQAFATAEQYWAARDKSI
- a CDS encoding TusE/DsrC/DsvC family sulfur relay protein, with the translated sequence MNSLTVGARAIALDKDGFLVDLDDWSHDVAGALAAAEDIELSAEHWEVLELLRSFYAEFQLSPATRPLIKYTALKLGPDKGNSLHLNRLFKGTPAKLAAKLAGLPKPTNCL
- the tusB gene encoding sulfurtransferase complex subunit TusB, yielding MSTLHVLSHSPFGDERLTSCLRVIGAADALLLSGDAVYALQPGTPPFIALHSRQLKLFVLAEDAQARAVQLPDWAEAIDYPAFVELSIHHDKVNSWL
- the tusC gene encoding sulfurtransferase complex subunit TusC; this encodes MAKSLLIISRQSPWSGPGAREALDIVLAGGAFDLPIGLLFLDDGVLQLAAGQNAKALQQKDLSANLQALPMFGVEELFYCADSASVRGLSNRSLEEAQPLGAEQITALIDRYDQVITL
- the tusD gene encoding sulfurtransferase complex subunit TusD, producing MKFAIALFSAAHAPSSRRALLFAQAALAGGHEIVRLFFYQDGVYNASDAVVTPQDELDLPKQWRTFITEQQLDGVVCIAAALRRGALNGEEAKRYQRDAVSVSAPWELSGLGQLHDAVQDADRLICFGGA
- a CDS encoding YoaK family protein: MLPSTSTHRATSGHLHRQKWRGRIGLALVAALSVLAGMTDAIGFMASGDFVSFMSGNTTRLAVAISVGDLGLTLRLVILVVTFVLGNALGIVIGRISGRRTLPLLLCIATLLCAAAAWPSDTQLPALLAAIIAMGMLNAAVEEVNGLPVGLTYVTGALSRFGRGLGRWMLGERRNGWRVQLVPWTGMFIGAILGAVLEHHLGLRALFVSGLLAAALGVLSLTIPRRWQLGYMPR
- a CDS encoding DUF6388 family protein, whose product is MAPTDQRHEQALKLFLDARPELRDTLDHLNPLLAQVKGETAAQYREERLHEAFEAEAEDQGLFAWELTLLLTAATPEDYLEQQMEVHREVAEMAHMSWPDYCDLYGLES